The Burkholderia mallei ATCC 23344 genome has a window encoding:
- a CDS encoding extracellular catalytic domain type 1 short-chain-length polyhydroxyalkanoate depolymerase, with protein MTKSLTKFWLGGVKRMLHMPNARTSASALKAAQKMTADWPFAETMAAAAAASVASVAASADTVPPAARESRVRPRAAAWAGGEWIRADHPLPPAFGRFVKHLEYGLYVPSGAKTLGLPLVVMLHGCKQDMNQFSQGTRMNLLADRYGFAVLYPEQSLSAHAHGCWHWYEDTVHGGRGEAQAVVALVDALVAERGFDASRVYAAGMSAGAGLVSLLALHFPRRFAAVALHSGPAFGDAHSGITAMDVMRRGLHRDPAAVVDALVEPGAHPGMPAFIVHGDDDRVVVPKNADELAVQFLRLNGLADADGEPAGVERFETRAADVRTLDYRRDGESVVRLCRVHGLAHAWAGGDDSVPFHSAAGPDASELIWSFFASRERAAVAS; from the coding sequence ATGACCAAAAGTCTGACGAAATTCTGGCTGGGCGGTGTGAAACGCATGCTGCACATGCCGAACGCGCGGACGTCGGCGTCCGCCCTGAAGGCTGCCCAAAAGATGACGGCCGACTGGCCGTTCGCCGAAACGATGGCCGCGGCGGCGGCCGCTTCAGTCGCCTCCGTCGCGGCGTCCGCCGACACGGTACCGCCCGCCGCGCGCGAATCGCGCGTACGGCCGCGCGCGGCCGCTTGGGCGGGCGGCGAATGGATCCGCGCCGATCACCCGTTGCCGCCCGCGTTCGGGCGCTTCGTCAAGCATCTCGAATACGGGCTGTACGTGCCGTCCGGCGCGAAGACGCTCGGTTTGCCGCTCGTCGTGATGCTGCACGGCTGCAAGCAGGACATGAATCAGTTCTCGCAAGGCACGCGGATGAACTTGCTCGCGGACCGATACGGCTTCGCCGTGCTCTACCCGGAGCAGTCGCTCAGCGCGCACGCGCACGGCTGCTGGCACTGGTACGAGGACACCGTGCACGGCGGGCGCGGCGAAGCGCAGGCGGTCGTCGCGCTCGTCGACGCGCTCGTCGCCGAGCGCGGCTTTGACGCATCGCGCGTGTATGCGGCCGGCATGTCGGCGGGCGCGGGGCTCGTATCGTTGCTCGCGCTGCATTTCCCGCGGCGCTTCGCGGCCGTGGCGCTCCATTCGGGGCCGGCGTTCGGCGATGCGCATTCCGGGATCACCGCGATGGACGTGATGCGCCGCGGCCTGCACCGCGATCCCGCCGCCGTTGTCGACGCGCTCGTCGAGCCGGGCGCGCATCCGGGAATGCCGGCCTTCATCGTGCACGGCGACGACGATCGCGTTGTCGTGCCGAAGAACGCGGACGAACTCGCCGTTCAGTTCCTGCGGCTGAACGGTCTTGCCGACGCCGATGGTGAACCGGCGGGCGTCGAGCGTTTCGAGACGCGCGCAGCCGACGTGCGCACGCTCGACTATCGCCGCGACGGCGAATCGGTCGTGCGCCTCTGCCGGGTCCACGGCCTCGCGCATGCGTGGGCGGGCGGCGACGACAGTGTGCCGTTCCACTCGGCCGCCGGCCCGGATGCGAGCGAGCTGATCTGGTCTTTCTTCGCGTCGCGTGAGCGAGCGGCTGTCGCGTCGTAA
- a CDS encoding DUF3563 family protein, whose amino-acid sequence MYLLSRLFLFLTKSPEQRAKERADAYLAGASDLYDLEFRMRKLDREAALDRA is encoded by the coding sequence ATGTACCTGCTGAGCCGCCTGTTCCTGTTTTTGACGAAGTCGCCCGAGCAACGCGCGAAGGAACGTGCCGATGCGTATCTCGCCGGCGCGTCCGATCTGTACGATCTCGAATTCCGGATGCGAAAGCTCGATCGCGAAGCCGCACTCGACCGCGCGTAA